Proteins encoded by one window of Clostridium cagae:
- a CDS encoding PocR ligand-binding domain-containing protein, which translates to MKNTNLSNVKLTDVINVDTLQKILDAFSDTTGISTLAVDLDGPVTKMTKPSKFCMNLTRGTSEGLKRCNQCDIQGGLKSGKLKKSTAYYCHAGLMDFAAPILIGDIQIGSLVGGQVLPESPKEDKIRLVAKEIGVNEDEYINAVRDIRVLSKESIEAAANLLFIIANTLSDVGYQKYIGNDLTKKLFEVSHNIYEKITEVENYVNKVNEINSILVNRFDTLITSANISADNVEEIDQVAKYINNVSSQTNLLGLNASIEASRAKEFGAGFGVIAQEIRKLSNMNSEQSKKIGTVLHTIKDSIFNMSDQIQDTNENVNENVEALNQIINSIFDLRKDAELLEIFGNKLSDLNNK; encoded by the coding sequence ATGAAAAATACTAACTTATCTAATGTAAAGTTAACAGATGTAATAAATGTAGATACCCTTCAAAAAATTTTAGATGCATTTTCAGATACTACAGGAATATCAACCCTAGCTGTTGATCTTGATGGTCCTGTTACAAAAATGACTAAACCATCAAAGTTTTGTATGAATCTAACACGTGGTACTTCTGAAGGGTTAAAAAGATGTAATCAATGTGATATTCAAGGTGGACTTAAATCTGGAAAATTAAAAAAATCTACCGCTTATTATTGCCATGCTGGATTAATGGATTTTGCTGCTCCAATTTTAATAGGAGATATTCAAATTGGCTCTTTAGTTGGTGGACAAGTTTTACCCGAATCCCCTAAAGAGGATAAAATCAGACTCGTAGCAAAAGAAATAGGAGTTAATGAGGATGAGTATATTAATGCTGTTAGGGATATAAGAGTTCTTTCAAAAGAATCAATTGAAGCTGCTGCTAATTTACTCTTTATAATAGCTAACACCCTTTCAGATGTTGGATATCAAAAATACATAGGTAACGATTTAACTAAAAAATTATTTGAAGTTTCTCATAATATATATGAAAAAATTACCGAAGTTGAAAATTATGTAAATAAAGTTAATGAAATAAACAGTATTCTAGTAAATAGATTTGACACACTAATTACTTCAGCTAATATTTCTGCTGACAATGTAGAAGAAATTGATCAAGTGGCAAAATATATCAATAATGTTTCTTCACAAACTAACTTATTAGGACTTAATGCTTCAATAGAGGCCTCTAGGGCTAAAGAATTCGGTGCTGGATTTGGTGTTATTGCACAAGAAATAAGAAAATTATCTAACATGAATAGCGAACAATCAAAAAAAATAGGTACCGTTCTTCATACTATAAAAGATTCTATTTTTAATATGAGTGATCAAATTCAAGATACTAACGAAAACGTTAATGAAAATGTTGAAGCTTTGAATCAAATAATTAATTCTATTTTTGATCTTCGTAAAGATGCAGAGCTTCTAGAAATTTTCGGAAACAAACTATCTGATTTAAATAATAAGTAG
- the tpiA gene encoding triose-phosphate isomerase — MRKAIIAGNWKMNKTVDEAVKVVEELKPLVKDATCDVVVCPTFVCLDAVKKATAGSNIKVAAQNMHFEESGAFTGEVAPGMLEAMGIEYVVLGHSERREYFNETDEAINKKVKAAFAHNITPIVCCGETLEQRESGVTNNFIACQIKVDIAGLTKEQAEKVVIAYEPIWAIGTGKTATKEQANETILAIRNVVVEMYGKEVADKVRIQYGGSVKPNTITEQMAMSDIDGALVGGASLKAEDFSGIVNY; from the coding sequence ATGAGAAAAGCAATTATTGCGGGAAACTGGAAAATGAATAAAACTGTTGATGAAGCAGTTAAAGTTGTAGAAGAATTAAAACCATTAGTTAAGGATGCTACTTGTGATGTAGTTGTATGTCCTACATTTGTATGTTTAGATGCTGTTAAAAAAGCAACAGCTGGATCAAATATAAAAGTTGCAGCTCAAAACATGCACTTTGAAGAAAGTGGCGCATTTACAGGAGAAGTTGCTCCAGGAATGTTAGAAGCTATGGGAATTGAATATGTTGTTTTAGGACACAGTGAAAGAAGAGAATACTTCAATGAAACTGATGAAGCAATAAACAAAAAGGTTAAAGCAGCATTTGCTCACAACATTACTCCAATAGTTTGTTGTGGAGAAACTTTAGAACAAAGAGAAAGCGGAGTTACTAATAACTTTATCGCTTGCCAAATTAAAGTTGATATTGCTGGATTAACTAAAGAACAAGCTGAAAAAGTTGTTATAGCTTATGAACCAATCTGGGCTATTGGAACTGGTAAAACTGCTACTAAGGAACAAGCTAATGAAACAATATTAGCAATCAGAAACGTTGTAGTAGAAATGTACGGTAAAGAAGTTGCTGATAAAGTAAGAATTCAATACGGTGGATCAGTTAAACCAAATACAATCACTGAACAAATGGCTATGTCTGATATAGATGGAGCATTAGTTGGTGGAGCTAGCTTAAAAGCAGAAGATTTTTCTGGAATAGTTAACTACTAA